In Brachypodium distachyon strain Bd21 chromosome 2, Brachypodium_distachyon_v3.0, whole genome shotgun sequence, one genomic interval encodes:
- the LOC100846813 gene encoding N-alpha-acetyltransferase 50, producing the protein MGAGEGEAAGSKDKSGGGGAGGVARTSLDGLRDKNVMQLRKLNLALFPVRYNDKYYQDAIASKDFSKLAYYSDICVGAIACRLEKKEGGAVRVYIMTLGVLAPYRGLGLGTKLLNHVFDLCAKQNIPEIYLHVQTNNDDAIAFYKKFGFEITETIHKYYTNITPPDCYVLTKFIGQAATKK; encoded by the exons ATGGGCGCTGGGGAAGGAGAGGCAGCCGGGAGCAAGGataagagcggcggcggaggcgccggcggcgtcgcccGGACGTCCCTGGACGGCCTGCGGGACAAAAACGTGATGCAGCTGAGGAAGCTCAACTTGGCGCTCTTCCCCGTCCGCTACAACGACAAGTACTACCAGGACGCCATCGCCTCCAAGGACTTCTCCAAGCTCG CTTACTATAGTGATATATGTGTTGGAGCGATTGCTTGTCGCCtggaaaagaaggaaggaGGGGCAGTCCGTGTTTATATCATGACTCTGGGTGTACTGGCACCCTACCGTGGTCTTGGGCTCG GAACCAAGCTGCTGAACCATGTTTTCGATCTCTGTGCAAAGCAGAACATCCCGGAGATATACTTGCATGTCCAGACAAACAACGACGATGCCATTGCTTTCTACAAGAAGTTTGGGTTCGAAATAACAGAGACGATACATAAGTACTATACAAACATCACTCCACCAGATTGCTATGTTCTTACCAAATTTATTGGTCAGGCTGCTACAAAGAAATGA
- the LOC100821203 gene encoding protein YIPF1 homolog, whose amino-acid sequence MMSGGGYSALDDPKASGSVPAVTGPDPQTIKFADSNLQTFPPSEAKGKISGAYRPPTDADDTFSSKTGGGGGGSGGGGSDDAAQGGWFRMFSVAAYKPYFDVDTSDVVERIWESVFPFRGNFTEKTSEKPDLYGPFWTCTTLIFVAASIATFVTYLSHKWHKKDWTYDINLVTWSAGLFYGYVTFVPLGLYVILKYFSAPAGLVQLWCLYGYSLFIFIPASLLSIVPIEIFRWVIAGVAGFMSATFVAVNLRAHILNSGERWVLIVAGIFLLQLGLAVLLKLYFFTITV is encoded by the exons ATGATGTCCGGCGGTGGCTACTCCGCCCTCGACGACCCAAAGGCCTCTGGATCCGTCCCG GCGGTGACGGGGCCAGATCCGCAGACCATCAAGTTCGCCGACTCCAACCTCCAGACCTTCCCGCCCTCCGAGGCCAAGGGCAAGATCTCGGGCGCCTACCGCCCGCCCACCGACGCCGACG ACACCTTCTCGTCCAAGaccggaggaggcgggggcggaagcggcggcgggggttcGGACGATGCCGCGCAGGGCGGCTGGTTCCGGATGTTCTCTGTGGCGGCGTACAAGCCCTACTTCGACGTCGACACCTCCGACGTCGTTGAGAGGATCTGGGAGTCGGTCTTCCCCTTCCGCGGCAACTTCACTGAGAAGACCTCCGAGAAACCAGACCT GTATGGGCCATTCTGGACATGCACCACACTGATTTTTGTTGCTGCATCCATTGCCACGTTTGTCACCTACCTGTCCCACAAATGGCACAAGAAAGACTGGACCTATGATATTAACCTGGTTACATGGTCAGCTGGCTTATTCTATGGCTATGTGACATTTGTGCCCCTTGGTTTATATGTCATTCTGAAGTACTTCTCAGCACCTGCTGGACTTGTGCAGCTGTGGTGCCTCTATGGGTACTCTTTGTTCATCTTCATTCCAGCATCG CTTCTGTCAATTGTGCCAATAGAAATATTCAGATGGGTTATTGCTGGTGTCGCTGGGTTTATGTCTGCTACCTTTGTTGCCGTCAATCTCCGTGCCCACATCTTAAATTCTGGGGAGCGATGGGTCTTGATCGTTGCAGGGATATTCTTGTTGCAACTGGGACTGGCTGTTTTGCTTAAACTATATTTCTTCACGATAACTGTATAG